The Pseudomonadota bacterium region CGGGCTAAGGCCACGATCCCCACGCGGCGCATCCGCGCGCCGCCGCTGGCAAAGCGCTCACGAAACCAGCAGCTGAGCTTGGAACTCGGCTGATGGCGCAGCCACAACCACGCGATCTCGACCATCATCGTGCGTACCCGGGCATTGCCGGCTTTGCTAATGCCCTGGTCTCTTTTACTGCCACCACTGTCATAGGGCGTCCCCGTCAGACCCGCGCAGGCCCCAAGCTCACGGCGGTTCCGAAACCCCCGCCAGGCAAAGAATTCCATCACCAAAAGCCATGCACAGTTCGGCCCGATCGCGCGCAGCCCCATCAA contains the following coding sequences:
- a CDS encoding transposase gives rise to the protein LMGLRAIGPNCAWLLVMEFFAWRGFRNRRELGACAGLTGTPYDSGGSKRDQGISKAGNARVRTMMVEIAWLWLRHQPSSKLSCWFRERFASGGARMRRVGIVALARRLLVALWRYLEEGLLPEGAELKAAG